One window of the Syngnathus typhle isolate RoL2023-S1 ecotype Sweden linkage group LG21, RoL_Styp_1.0, whole genome shotgun sequence genome contains the following:
- the LOC133145651 gene encoding protein BTG3-like, with the protein MEKEITDAVFPLMKTLVSKKVEFQKTELFIQRLSFALQKKFEGHWYPENPSKGEAYRCIRVNQYNRNDPELLRACHESGVEFCDLRLPLDFTLWINPGEAFCRIGEENPPFSVATVAAMYKEYLAKQLSNTQDNEMFDSCSSSDGEDILNGFSINNDKQVFNMQ; encoded by the exons ATGGAGAAAGAAATAACCGATGCTGTATTTCCATTAATGAAGACGCTTGTTTCCAAGAAGGTGGAATTCCAAAAAACGGAACTCTTTATCCAGCGCTTGAGCTTTGCCTTGCAGAAGAAATTTGAGGGCCACTGGTACCCCGAAAACCCGAGCAAAGGAGAAGCGTACAG GTGCATACGAGTCAACCAATACAATCGTAACGATCCGGAACTCCTTCGTGCTTGTCATGAAAGTGGTGTGGAGTTTTGTGACTTGCGACTTCCCCTCGATTTCACGCTGTGGATAAACCCTGGTGAAGCTTTTTGCAG AATCGGTGAAGAAAATCCTCCATTTTCAGTAGCGACTGTGGCTGCCATGTATAAGGAATACCTCGCCAAGCAGTTGTCAAACACTCAGGACAACGAGATGTTCGACTCTTGTTCTTCCTCGGATGGCGAGGACATACTTAATGGTTTTTCTATCAACAACGACAAACAGGTATTTAATATGCAGTGA
- the tmbim4 gene encoding protein lifeguard 4 produces MSCEKYPRSSIEDDFNYGTNVATASVQIRMDFLRKVYTLLSLQIILTTGTSALFMFSQTIKDFVHASPAVVLVSALGSLVLLLALAVYRHKHPVNLYLLFVFTLLEAISVATALTFYEYSTVLQALFLTCAVFAGLTAYTFQSKRDFTKLGAGLFSCLWILLIASVMRVFFNSDSTELLFAGTGAFIFCGFIIYDTHLLMKQLSPEEHILASINLYLDIVNLFLHILRILDSMKKH; encoded by the exons ATGAGCTGTGAAAAATATCCGAGATCTTCGATTGAAGATGACTTCAACTATGGCACTAATGTCGCTACAGCCAGCGTACAGATACGTATGG attttttGCGGAAGGTGTACACTCTCCTAAGCTTGCAGATCATTCTGACGACGGGCACATCTGCCCTTTTTATGTTCTCTCAAACCATCAAGGATTTTGTTCATGCCAG CCctgctgttgttttggtttccgcTCTGGGATCTTTGGTCTTGCTTCTGGCCTTGGCTGTTTACAGACACAAGCATCCAGTCAACCTCTACCTGCTGTTTGTATTT ACTTTGCTGGAGGCCATCTCAGTGGCCACTGCTT TGACCTTCTACGAATACTCTACCGTGCTCCAAGCCTTGTTCCTGACCTGTGCCGTGTTCGCTGGACTGACTGCTTACACCTTTCAATCCAAGAGAGATTTCACGAAACTGGGAGCAGG ccttttttcttgtttgtggATCCTCCTGATTGCAAGCGTTATGAGG GTGTTTTTTAACAGCGACAGCACAGAGCTGCTGTTCGCCGGAACCGGGGCGTTCATCTTCTGCGGTTTCATCATCTACGACACCCACCTGCTGATGAAGCAGCTCTCACCCGAGGAGCATATCTTGGCCTCCATCAATCTCTACCTGGACATCGTCAACCTCTTCCTTCACATTTTGCGTATCCTAGATTCGATGAAGAAGCACTAA
- the msrb3 gene encoding methionine-R-sulfoxide reductase B3 isoform X1: MMTLHFRLQKGLQRDYLMAALLRRGLFLALPHLTGQGSSSVCHPAVSAILLGAARTKKTWPVTFSQEEMKKRLTPMQYHVTQERGTESAFTGEFTDHKEDGTYMCVVCGAPLFSSKAKFDSGSGWPSFFDLVKQDSIEVSDDFSYGMHRVETTCGKCGAHLGHLFDDGPKPTGKRYCINSASLAFQSKDAEGASGSTSTGATADSTISEGRTEL; this comes from the exons ATGATGACTTTGCATTTCAGGCTGCAAAAGGGGCTGCAG CGTGACTATCTCATGGCCGCCTTGCTCAGACGTGGGCTCTTCCTGGCCTTGCCCCATCTCACAGGGCAAGGCAGCAGCTCAGTCTGCCACCCTGCGGTGTCGGCCATTCTGCTAG GAGCTGCTCGAACCAAGAAAACATGGCCGGTGACCTTCTCTCAGGAGGAGATGAAGAAACGTCTCACGCCCATGCAGTATCATGTGACCCAGGAACGAGGAACAGAAAG TGCCTTCACAGGAGAATTCACGGACCACAAGGAAGATGGAACCTACATGTGTGTAGTCTGCGGGGCACCGTTGTTCAG ttcaaaaGCCAAATTTGACTCAGGATCAG GTTGGCCTTCCTTCTTTGACCTTGTGAAACAGGATTCCATCGAGGTGTCAGATGATTTCTCCTATGGGATGCACAGAGTGGAGACTACCTGTGGCAAG TGCGGCGCCCATCTCGGCCACCTGTTCGATGACGGTCCAAAGCCCACCGGGAAGCGTTACTGCATCAACTCGGCCTCGCTGGCTTTCCAGTCCAAAGATGCGGAGGGGGCCTCCGGCTCCACCTCCACAGGTGCCACCGCAGACTCCACGATATCTGAGGGAAGGACAGAACTTTAA
- the msrb3 gene encoding methionine-R-sulfoxide reductase B3 isoform X3 codes for MSGFNLLHLISKSQPVTLRSCSLPSGAARTKKTWPVTFSQEEMKKRLTPMQYHVTQERGTESAFTGEFTDHKEDGTYMCVVCGAPLFSSKAKFDSGSGWPSFFDLVKQDSIEVSDDFSYGMHRVETTCGKCGAHLGHLFDDGPKPTGKRYCINSASLAFQSKDAEGASGSTSTGATADSTISEGRTEL; via the exons ATGTCAGGCTTCAATCTTCTCCATCTAATAAGCAAGAGTCAGCCTGTGACTCTGAGGTCCTGCAGTCTTCCCTCAG GAGCTGCTCGAACCAAGAAAACATGGCCGGTGACCTTCTCTCAGGAGGAGATGAAGAAACGTCTCACGCCCATGCAGTATCATGTGACCCAGGAACGAGGAACAGAAAG TGCCTTCACAGGAGAATTCACGGACCACAAGGAAGATGGAACCTACATGTGTGTAGTCTGCGGGGCACCGTTGTTCAG ttcaaaaGCCAAATTTGACTCAGGATCAG GTTGGCCTTCCTTCTTTGACCTTGTGAAACAGGATTCCATCGAGGTGTCAGATGATTTCTCCTATGGGATGCACAGAGTGGAGACTACCTGTGGCAAG TGCGGCGCCCATCTCGGCCACCTGTTCGATGACGGTCCAAAGCCCACCGGGAAGCGTTACTGCATCAACTCGGCCTCGCTGGCTTTCCAGTCCAAAGATGCGGAGGGGGCCTCCGGCTCCACCTCCACAGGTGCCACCGCAGACTCCACGATATCTGAGGGAAGGACAGAACTTTAA
- the msrb3 gene encoding methionine-R-sulfoxide reductase B3 isoform X2: MAALLRRGLFLALPHLTGQGSSSVCHPAVSAILLGAARTKKTWPVTFSQEEMKKRLTPMQYHVTQERGTESAFTGEFTDHKEDGTYMCVVCGAPLFSSKAKFDSGSGWPSFFDLVKQDSIEVSDDFSYGMHRVETTCGKCGAHLGHLFDDGPKPTGKRYCINSASLAFQSKDAEGASGSTSTGATADSTISEGRTEL; the protein is encoded by the exons ATGGCCGCCTTGCTCAGACGTGGGCTCTTCCTGGCCTTGCCCCATCTCACAGGGCAAGGCAGCAGCTCAGTCTGCCACCCTGCGGTGTCGGCCATTCTGCTAG GAGCTGCTCGAACCAAGAAAACATGGCCGGTGACCTTCTCTCAGGAGGAGATGAAGAAACGTCTCACGCCCATGCAGTATCATGTGACCCAGGAACGAGGAACAGAAAG TGCCTTCACAGGAGAATTCACGGACCACAAGGAAGATGGAACCTACATGTGTGTAGTCTGCGGGGCACCGTTGTTCAG ttcaaaaGCCAAATTTGACTCAGGATCAG GTTGGCCTTCCTTCTTTGACCTTGTGAAACAGGATTCCATCGAGGTGTCAGATGATTTCTCCTATGGGATGCACAGAGTGGAGACTACCTGTGGCAAG TGCGGCGCCCATCTCGGCCACCTGTTCGATGACGGTCCAAAGCCCACCGGGAAGCGTTACTGCATCAACTCGGCCTCGCTGGCTTTCCAGTCCAAAGATGCGGAGGGGGCCTCCGGCTCCACCTCCACAGGTGCCACCGCAGACTCCACGATATCTGAGGGAAGGACAGAACTTTAA